The following coding sequences lie in one Oncorhynchus nerka isolate Pitt River linkage group LG14, Oner_Uvic_2.0, whole genome shotgun sequence genomic window:
- the LOC115123196 gene encoding P2Y purinoceptor 2-like — translation MATFTNHSTNESSGQNCRCRFKEDFKYILLPVSYTLVFVIGLALNFTAMYVILFRTKLWKPSTVYMFNLTVCDTLYILTLPFLIYYYADENDWPFSEPFCKLIRFLFYANLYGSILFLCCISLHRFLGVCYPIRSLSWVSARRARLVSVAVWACVLMCQAPVLYFSRTRDEGTERVCFDTTSPELFHDFLVYSLVVCMLLFAFPFMVVMVCYGLMVRKLLEPTWGAGGSQSRGVGRIAPHRSKQKSVKMIIIVLAAFMLCFLPFHLTRSLYYFLRYLEQMDPSQVSCELLKASSLAYMVTRPLASANSCVDPVLYFMAGQGFRSNLGNKNQSIAKETRKRDGGPFEAALTVRRVNLCTE, via the exons ATGGCTACCTTCACCAACCACTCAACCAATGAGAGCAGCGGGCAAAACTGCCGCTGTCGCTTCAAGGAGGACTTCAAGTACATCCTGCTTCCTGTCAGCTACACTCTGGTCTTCGTGATTGGCCTAGCCCTGAACTTCACGGCCATGTACGTGATCCTGTTCCGTACAAAACTCTGGAAGCCCTCCACGGTGTACATGTTCAACCTGACAGTGTGcgacaccctctacatcctcacccTACCCTTCCTAATCTACTACTACGCCGACGAGAACGACTGGCCCTTCAGTGAGCCGTTCTGCAAACTCATCCGCTTCCTGTTCTACGCTAACCTCTACGGTTCCATCCTGTTCCTGTGCTGCATCAGCCTGCACCGCTTTCTGGGTGTGTGTTACCCGATTAGGTCCCTGAGCTGGGTCAGCGCCAGGAGAGCCCGGCTGGTGTCTGTGGCGGTGTGGGCGTGTGTGTTGATGTGCCAGGCTCCCGTGCTCTACTTCTCACGGACCAGGGACGAGGGAACGGAGAGGGTGTGTTTTGACACCACCAGTCCAGAGTTATTTCATGACTTCCTAGTGTACAGCTTGGTGGTATGTATGCTGCTGTTTGCCTTCCCCttcatggtggtgatggtgtgctATGGACTGATGGTGAGGAAGCTTCTGGAGCCCACCTGGGGGGCAGGAGGGAGCCAGTCGAGGGGAGTCGGGAGGATCGCTCCTCATCGCTCCAAACAGAAGTCTGTGAAGATGATAATCATTGTGTTAGCAGCGTTCATGCTGTGTTTCCTACCCTTCCACCTGACCAGAAGTCTGTACTACTTCCTCAGATACCTGGAGCAGATGGACCCCTCCCAG GTGAGCTGTGAGCTGCTGAAGGCGTCCAGCCTGGCTTATATGGTGACACGCCCCTTGGCCAGCGCCAACAGCTGTGTGGATCCCGTACTTTACTTCATGGCTGGGCAGGGTTTCCGTAGTAACCTCGGCAACAAAAATCAGAGCATCGCCAAGGAAACCAGGAAGCGTGATGGCGGCCCTTTCGAAGCAGCACTGACTGTCAGGAGAGTCAATCTATGTACTGAATAG